In Polaribacter sp. L3A8, a genomic segment contains:
- a CDS encoding family 78 glycoside hydrolase catalytic domain, which produces MDYRIRNFLVILCLTFLNVCCAQKVKPIDVKELRCEYLVNPLGIDTNKPRLSWQIIDEAYVRGQKQTGYHILVASSPELLTKNEGDLWDSGKIKSSQSALVSYAGKTLVSNQDCYWKVRVFDKDGKASNWSKSARFSIGLLADKDWTASWIRHPNMDKVAKTADKEKTTELATDHKTNLPVEQHLWFRKNLKLSAPAKKAFLHVASCGYHELYVNGKKADNRFLAPAQTRLDKRILYVTYDISDLLVKGDNVIAFWTGPGWSRYTTFNTFQALRVQLNGEDEKGKSLSLETGKDWRCHAANSKNRGKIKYRDHGGEIVDAQQYIQGWNLTEFDDTNWDLAEETTIKAKLSSQMMEPTRIIETISAKNISGEETYFVDLGKNFTGWVELKIRGQQAGDVIKIKVADDDKTGQDFGQLNEYICTGIGEEVFRNRFNYIAGRYVTIEGLRQKPKLSDVKGLVLATDIKQVGHFTSSKELFNKIYEADLWTYRANTVEGFTMDCPHRERLGYGEVAFATSWGIALPNYQSGALYMKHVRDWADVQTENGWFYHTAPQINHHFGGPMWSSAGLNIATAFYQVYGDQQIFERIYPEAIKWLEYLNENVKNGVLVNYSENRGKFLGDWAAPKKRKEWGDTPEAQYFNNCVYAMNLADVVRMAQIQGKEKDAEFYQKRLDALRKAIHQHFFNSETNTYSNGTQVQQAFALMTGVAPKNLRDKVFANIEKELTDNQAYLDMGSSGLPVLFKYMIEESGRSDLFFKALSSKVQPSYGYFLERGENTWPEYWNVDVPSRIHTCYTGVASWMTKSLAGIRPDPLSPGFQSFIIQPILAGDLSFVEGSTTSLYGKISSRWERNDKQFTLNVSIPPNSQATVYIPTNNLKSITENGKPMKKSEVVTFLRFENGNAVYRVESGKYKFKASI; this is translated from the coding sequence ATGGATTATAGAATTCGAAATTTTCTAGTAATACTTTGTTTAACTTTTTTGAATGTATGTTGTGCTCAAAAGGTTAAACCTATAGACGTAAAAGAATTAAGATGTGAATATTTGGTAAATCCTTTAGGTATAGACACTAATAAACCACGTTTAAGTTGGCAAATAATTGACGAAGCCTATGTTAGAGGTCAAAAGCAAACGGGGTATCATATACTTGTAGCTAGTAGCCCAGAACTTTTAACTAAAAACGAAGGCGATTTATGGGATAGTGGTAAAATTAAATCATCGCAATCTGCTTTGGTCTCTTATGCAGGCAAAACATTAGTTTCAAATCAAGATTGTTATTGGAAAGTTCGTGTTTTTGATAAAGATGGAAAAGCTAGCAATTGGAGTAAATCTGCTCGTTTTTCTATAGGATTACTTGCAGATAAAGATTGGACAGCTTCTTGGATTAGACATCCCAATATGGATAAAGTTGCTAAGACTGCTGATAAAGAAAAAACAACTGAATTAGCAACAGATCACAAAACAAATCTTCCGGTAGAACAACATTTATGGTTTCGAAAAAATCTAAAATTATCTGCTCCGGCTAAAAAAGCATTTCTTCATGTGGCTTCATGTGGTTATCACGAGTTGTATGTAAATGGCAAAAAAGCAGATAATCGGTTTTTGGCACCTGCTCAAACGCGTTTAGACAAACGTATTTTGTATGTTACTTACGATATTAGTGATTTATTGGTGAAAGGCGATAATGTTATAGCATTTTGGACAGGCCCAGGGTGGTCTCGTTACACAACCTTCAATACATTCCAAGCGCTACGTGTTCAACTTAATGGCGAAGATGAAAAAGGAAAGTCGTTGTCTTTAGAAACAGGAAAAGATTGGAGATGCCATGCGGCTAACAGTAAAAACCGAGGGAAAATAAAATATAGAGATCACGGTGGTGAAATTGTGGATGCACAACAATATATACAAGGATGGAATCTTACTGAGTTTGATGATACAAATTGGGATTTAGCAGAAGAAACAACCATTAAAGCAAAGCTTTCGTCTCAAATGATGGAACCAACTCGTATAATTGAAACAATTTCGGCTAAAAATATTTCTGGTGAAGAGACTTACTTTGTAGATTTAGGTAAGAATTTTACAGGTTGGGTAGAACTAAAAATAAGAGGTCAGCAAGCAGGCGATGTCATAAAAATTAAAGTGGCCGATGATGATAAAACTGGGCAAGATTTTGGACAGCTCAATGAATATATTTGTACAGGAATAGGGGAAGAGGTCTTTAGAAACCGATTTAATTATATCGCAGGACGTTATGTAACTATTGAAGGTTTAAGGCAAAAACCAAAACTTAGTGATGTAAAAGGTTTGGTGCTTGCAACCGATATTAAACAGGTTGGGCATTTTACGTCATCAAAAGAATTATTCAATAAAATTTATGAGGCAGATTTATGGACCTATCGTGCAAACACGGTAGAAGGTTTTACCATGGATTGCCCACATAGAGAACGATTAGGGTATGGCGAAGTAGCCTTTGCAACCTCTTGGGGTATAGCGTTGCCAAATTATCAAAGTGGCGCATTGTATATGAAACATGTGCGAGATTGGGCAGATGTACAAACAGAAAACGGATGGTTTTATCATACTGCACCACAAATTAACCATCATTTTGGAGGGCCAATGTGGAGTAGTGCAGGACTTAATATTGCTACAGCATTTTATCAAGTTTATGGTGATCAGCAAATATTTGAACGCATTTATCCAGAAGCCATTAAGTGGTTGGAGTATTTAAATGAGAATGTAAAAAATGGCGTTCTTGTTAATTATTCAGAAAATAGAGGGAAATTTCTTGGAGATTGGGCTGCACCCAAAAAACGTAAAGAATGGGGAGATACACCAGAAGCACAATATTTTAATAACTGTGTGTATGCCATGAACTTGGCAGATGTGGTTCGTATGGCTCAAATACAAGGTAAAGAAAAAGATGCTGAGTTTTATCAAAAACGCTTAGATGCATTGCGCAAGGCCATACATCAACACTTTTTTAATTCTGAAACAAATACCTATTCAAACGGAACTCAGGTACAACAAGCTTTTGCTTTAATGACAGGCGTTGCACCTAAAAACCTTCGTGATAAAGTATTTGCTAACATAGAAAAAGAACTTACAGATAATCAGGCTTATTTAGATATGGGAAGTTCTGGCTTACCCGTTTTATTTAAGTATATGATTGAAGAATCTGGACGAAGTGATTTGTTTTTTAAAGCACTTTCTAGTAAGGTACAACCTAGTTACGGGTACTTTCTTGAACGCGGAGAAAATACTTGGCCAGAATATTGGAATGTAGATGTACCTAGTCGTATTCATACCTGTTACACTGGTGTAGCGTCTTGGATGACCAAAAGTCTTGCGGGTATTCGTCCAGATCCTTTGTCTCCTGGTTTTCAATCTTTCATTATTCAACCTATACTAGCAGGCGATTTGAGTTTTGTAGAAGGAAGTACAACATCCCTTTATGGGAAAATAAGTAGCCGTTGGGAGCGTAATGATAAACAATTTACATTAAATGTAAGTATTCCTCCTAATTCTCAGGCTACAGTTTATATACCAACAAATAATTTAAAAAGTATTACCGAAAACGGAAAACCAATGAAAAAAAGTGAAGTAGTAACCTTCCTTCGTTTTGAAAACGGAAATGCTGTATATAGAGTAGAATCGGGTAAATATAAATTTAAAGCTAGTATCTAA
- a CDS encoding BNR-4 repeat-containing protein yields the protein MNDLKEQTLTNAKIRITYTIKLFAIVLFLLSFKNTFAQKVEFLERSEVTNEALYFWYPNKNGEKVKAFHYAPSISPRGDCLTVVNGYIFFGWYKGGMKNGRDLMISRKKIGSGKWVTVQLPHKNTLIGPKVNSWGDSHKTISVGVSKTDGTVHVFYDHHNDPLKYIVSKKNTAFAKDSDFKIGMFNRTRGYLAVGENVTITYPAVTENDKGNLIVNYRKGSAVGGNEMVHVYNGSTSTWSKAKMVIRGSGKGFVETKDRNYAYAPAPVLAGGDLYYGFSVRWARKKADDVLNEGVYVANAGPTMTGAWKDVDGKTQPMPIQDYSPLLIDLPATKDGKGSSGGPSMAVSDKGDIHISYRGRGNDTKYHYTYVRKAGQTEFTKHSGVGKTGIAYGDRIYNTSINKSKGIITIQSTAAGEFKYRNDLVYQTKDTLGSSGVRIVDGNLVVIAEDRGDTKTDSQGIFSYVFKISDDNVSTPPPTIGDITASWYKVKNVSTGRFLQGVPSSTVIQTNTGQSGYDKQWRLVRTGTGSYFNIDNRKASNSNSSGMLAEGANNTIVGTQTEPVKFQSDKQWSVISLGNNIYQFKLKKNNRFLSQNSSNKGVLVTSGSANTTKWQLIATSTALSKTSEKENILQTDDITTVAVYPNPARSSFNISLKGIKKADISISNMLGKLIYKNTTTSGTLEIINEEKFAPGIYLINVVGDGKSYQRKLVIE from the coding sequence ATGAATGATTTAAAAGAACAAACATTAACTAATGCAAAAATTAGGATTACCTACACAATCAAACTATTTGCGATAGTACTATTTTTATTATCCTTTAAAAATACTTTTGCTCAAAAAGTAGAATTTTTAGAAAGAAGTGAAGTAACAAATGAGGCATTATATTTTTGGTATCCAAATAAAAACGGAGAAAAAGTAAAAGCATTTCATTATGCACCAAGCATAAGTCCGAGAGGAGATTGTTTAACAGTTGTTAATGGATATATTTTCTTTGGCTGGTACAAAGGCGGTATGAAAAATGGTAGAGATTTAATGATTTCTCGTAAAAAAATAGGATCAGGTAAATGGGTTACAGTTCAATTACCTCATAAAAATACATTAATTGGCCCTAAGGTAAATAGCTGGGGAGATTCTCATAAAACTATAAGTGTTGGTGTTAGTAAAACAGACGGTACAGTTCATGTTTTTTACGATCATCATAATGATCCGCTTAAGTATATTGTATCTAAAAAGAATACTGCTTTTGCAAAAGATAGCGACTTTAAAATAGGTATGTTTAATAGAACGAGAGGGTATTTAGCTGTAGGAGAAAATGTTACAATTACATATCCAGCGGTTACCGAAAATGACAAAGGTAACTTGATTGTTAATTACAGAAAAGGATCTGCAGTTGGTGGTAATGAAATGGTTCATGTATATAATGGATCTACAAGTACCTGGTCTAAAGCTAAAATGGTAATTAGAGGTTCTGGTAAAGGATTTGTAGAAACAAAAGATAGAAATTATGCCTATGCACCAGCACCTGTTTTGGCAGGAGGTGATTTATATTATGGTTTTTCTGTAAGATGGGCAAGAAAAAAAGCAGACGATGTACTTAATGAAGGGGTGTATGTGGCAAACGCTGGACCTACAATGACCGGTGCTTGGAAAGACGTAGACGGAAAAACACAACCTATGCCAATTCAAGATTATTCTCCACTTTTAATAGATTTACCAGCAACTAAAGATGGTAAAGGATCTAGCGGAGGACCTTCAATGGCAGTAAGTGATAAAGGAGATATTCATATTAGTTATAGAGGTAGAGGTAACGATACTAAATATCATTATACCTATGTGCGTAAAGCCGGACAAACTGAATTTACAAAACACTCAGGAGTAGGTAAAACAGGTATTGCTTATGGAGACCGTATTTACAACACTTCTATTAATAAATCTAAAGGAATTATAACAATACAGAGTACAGCAGCAGGAGAATTTAAATACAGAAATGATCTTGTTTATCAAACAAAAGATACCTTAGGAAGCTCTGGTGTACGTATAGTTGATGGTAATCTTGTTGTTATAGCAGAAGACAGAGGTGATACCAAAACAGATAGCCAAGGTATATTTTCTTATGTTTTTAAAATAAGTGATGATAATGTGTCTACACCTCCGCCAACTATTGGAGATATAACAGCATCTTGGTATAAAGTAAAAAATGTATCAACAGGTAGGTTTTTACAAGGTGTGCCTAGTAGTACTGTTATTCAGACTAATACAGGGCAAAGTGGGTACGATAAACAATGGAGACTTGTAAGAACAGGTACGGGTAGTTATTTTAATATAGATAACAGAAAAGCAAGTAACAGTAATAGTTCTGGTATGCTAGCAGAAGGTGCTAATAACACTATTGTAGGAACCCAAACAGAACCTGTAAAATTTCAAAGTGATAAGCAATGGTCTGTAATTAGTTTAGGTAATAATATTTATCAATTTAAATTAAAAAAGAATAATAGATTCTTATCTCAAAATAGCAGTAATAAAGGTGTGTTGGTAACATCTGGTAGTGCTAATACTACTAAATGGCAGTTAATAGCAACAAGTACAGCTTTAAGTAAAACATCAGAAAAAGAAAATATTTTACAAACTGATGATATTACTACGGTAGCAGTTTACCCAAACCCTGCAAGAAGTAGTTTTAATATTTCTTTAAAAGGCATTAAAAAGGCGGATATTTCAATTAGTAACATGCTAGGTAAATTAATTTATAAAAACACAACTACTAGTGGTACTCTAGAAATAATAAATGAAGAAAAATTTGCTCCAGGCATTTATCTAATAAATGTTGTAGGTGATGGAAAATCTTATCAAAGAAAATTAGTAATTGAATAA
- a CDS encoding BNR-4 repeat-containing protein, translating to MTLFLFLGFNSSINAQVILEKEVKISDIALHFDGVKVGDGATNTGVNAPFDYFYGRNISAHGDCIKTYGKYVFMTWYRGGKADRHVMLTRYNTETGTMATIEFPHTHTGFNNQWWIGESHNTIGIGISPIDGTIHLLYDMHAYHRTRPSDGSLAKDYFRYSYSKKNIVSVSDAEFTLSQFEQNNEGGYKHLSLNGGEDYSNFQGLTYPQFFVNDSGDLFMYMREGGNNNGAYKFSKYTASTSTWSSFTHFNVLNAKNKGGDVNWGLYGNMKYINGKIRVGFQRRANKDDKYQYQNGVYYAYSDNQSGADSWKNHKGTEFNLPLIDADFAKVMEPGDYVQTTQKDKVYIVQGFDWTVTDKGDVHIISQVKDNEFNVTKYLHTYKPAGANDSDEFTTSEDFAGGSSIYTFGDDVYIIGLTGGRVYVEKAKGGTNNFTRVYQATSGKVFDHGRVHIADGKLYYYLMERKTGNAQPIYLQIIDLGILPKPFNVSLAAPYDNQVFNTTETIQLRANSSTNSGTISKVEFWVDGQLYSEDTTSPYTGEWSTQTPGTHTVKAIAYNDKNESLSSTEVTITVNVKDFNDLSGDIYRIKNVATGRYLDSEESAVITSEVATGEDKEWKFVKSGDFYNIDSSVKGILRFAGGSAGTIINTGFAPPRADVDKIWTVIYEGNGVYTFETKNSGRYLYNEEDNTVSHSLNKDDRSKWIVESTTAILSVNDNQLILPSINVYPNPVKDQFTISLKGITNAKIFISDMLGKIVYKTVTNKENVLVTEKLNSGIYIIRVISDHNKVYNHKIIVK from the coding sequence TTGACTTTATTTCTTTTTTTAGGATTTAATAGCTCTATAAATGCACAGGTAATTTTAGAAAAAGAAGTTAAAATTTCTGATATTGCTTTACATTTTGATGGTGTTAAAGTTGGAGATGGTGCTACAAATACGGGCGTAAATGCTCCCTTTGATTATTTTTATGGACGTAATATATCTGCGCATGGAGATTGTATAAAAACCTATGGTAAATATGTTTTTATGACATGGTATAGAGGGGGTAAGGCAGATCGTCATGTTATGTTAACACGTTATAATACAGAAACGGGTACTATGGCTACAATAGAATTTCCTCATACACATACAGGGTTTAATAATCAATGGTGGATAGGTGAGTCTCATAATACAATAGGTATTGGTATTAGTCCAATAGATGGAACTATTCATCTATTATATGATATGCATGCCTACCATAGAACTAGACCATCTGATGGAAGTTTAGCTAAAGACTATTTTAGATATTCTTATTCTAAGAAAAATATAGTATCAGTTTCTGATGCAGAATTTACCTTAAGTCAGTTTGAGCAAAATAACGAAGGAGGATACAAGCACCTTAGTCTTAATGGAGGTGAAGATTACTCTAATTTTCAAGGCTTAACATATCCGCAGTTTTTTGTGAATGACTCTGGAGACCTTTTTATGTATATGAGAGAAGGAGGTAACAATAATGGTGCTTATAAATTTTCTAAATACACAGCAAGTACTTCTACCTGGTCTAGTTTTACACATTTTAATGTTTTAAACGCTAAGAATAAAGGAGGTGATGTTAACTGGGGGTTATATGGTAATATGAAATATATAAACGGTAAAATTAGAGTAGGTTTTCAGAGAAGAGCTAATAAAGATGATAAGTACCAATATCAAAATGGAGTATATTACGCGTATTCCGATAACCAAAGTGGAGCCGATAGTTGGAAGAATCATAAAGGTACTGAGTTTAATTTACCTTTAATAGACGCAGATTTTGCAAAGGTTATGGAACCTGGAGATTATGTACAAACTACCCAAAAAGACAAGGTTTACATTGTTCAAGGTTTTGATTGGACCGTGACAGATAAAGGTGACGTGCATATTATTAGTCAAGTAAAAGATAACGAATTTAATGTTACTAAATATTTACATACTTATAAACCAGCAGGAGCTAATGATTCTGATGAGTTTACTACTTCCGAAGATTTTGCAGGAGGATCTTCAATTTATACCTTTGGAGATGATGTTTACATAATAGGGTTAACAGGAGGAAGAGTTTATGTAGAGAAAGCTAAAGGAGGTACAAATAATTTTACTAGAGTATATCAAGCAACTTCAGGAAAGGTTTTTGACCACGGTAGAGTACATATTGCAGATGGTAAATTATATTACTATTTAATGGAAAGAAAAACAGGGAATGCACAACCTATTTATTTACAAATAATAGATTTAGGAATTTTGCCTAAACCTTTTAATGTTTCTTTAGCAGCCCCTTATGATAATCAAGTTTTTAATACCACAGAAACTATTCAATTACGTGCTAATTCATCTACAAATTCTGGTACAATTTCTAAAGTTGAATTTTGGGTTGATGGGCAATTGTATAGTGAAGATACAACTTCTCCTTATACAGGAGAATGGAGTACTCAAACACCAGGTACGCACACTGTAAAAGCAATAGCTTATAATGATAAAAATGAAAGTTTGTCTTCTACAGAAGTTACCATAACAGTTAATGTTAAAGATTTTAATGATTTATCAGGAGATATTTATAGAATTAAAAATGTGGCAACAGGTAGGTATTTAGATTCTGAAGAATCAGCAGTAATTACAAGTGAAGTAGCTACAGGTGAGGATAAAGAATGGAAATTTGTAAAATCTGGAGATTTTTATAATATTGATAGTAGTGTAAAAGGAATTTTAAGGTTTGCAGGAGGATCTGCAGGAACAATTATAAATACTGGTTTTGCACCACCAAGAGCAGATGTAGATAAAATATGGACGGTAATTTATGAAGGAAATGGAGTTTATACTTTTGAAACCAAAAATTCTGGAAGATATTTGTATAATGAAGAAGACAATACTGTTAGTCATTCATTAAATAAAGATGATAGAAGCAAATGGATTGTAGAATCAACAACAGCTATTCTTAGTGTAAATGATAATCAACTTATTTTACCATCTATAAATGTATATCCAAACCCAGTAAAAGATCAGTTTACAATTTCTTTAAAAGGAATTACAAATGCAAAAATATTTATTAGTGATATGTTAGGTAAAATTGTTTACAAAACAGTTACAAATAAAGAGAATGTATTGGTTACAGAAAAACTGAATTCTGGTATTTATATTATAAGAGTAATTAGTGATCATAATAAAGTATACAATCATAAAATTATTGTAAAATAA
- a CDS encoding family 78 glycoside hydrolase catalytic domain: protein MKQQYFYYIVSFLTLSIFISCEKPEISKPIELRVSENFKNPIGFYNNKPTFSWVLPVSENVKSQSAYQIVAASSPSLLPDNPDIWDSKKQVKNQSTWINYKGKPLQSRQKVYWQVRYWDQDKTASTWSAINTFELGLLNNKDWKAKWAGLDTAKDSIKGVRKFLMHRPQYLRKGFEVSKEVESARLYITAKGIFDVHLNGKNVSDDVMPPGWTPYNHRIETLTYDVTTLLETGKNAIAVALASGWHSGRISRGKALYENFASPKILCQLEITLKDGSKQIIISDESWKGTTNGPIRLAGIYDGETYDANLEIPNWSAANFNDATWQNTEIDAVVDSVKLAPKRHTTVKQKSLISNVEVVSVKENIAIFNLKQNMVGVPKVKVPMKKGDTLKIRFSEMLLSDGSFYTTNYRSAQSTDYYIAAADGIINYTPKFTFHGFQFVELSGFDKQGKPDSTWVQGLVQHSDFEVNGTFTSSHEKLNQLQSNITWGLRDNFFDVPTDCPQRDERLGWTGDAQVISPTAMFNFKTHAFWTAWLQSMRETQSEHKDGLIPFIIPDVLQNNNASSGWGDAGVIIPWDIYNITGDISVLQENYEMSKKWVGYYQSKAKNYISYVHSFADWLQPYPEKTGKIGNRGDTPKEFINTAYFAHSAHLLSKIASVLGKTEDEKKYKNLYKEIANAFENKFFDENGMFINTKQTQTSYLLAIHFNLLKPETKVKAQKHLLEELKKADYHLGTGFLGTPILPKVLDDMGEIDLMYKILFKETYPSWFYSINQGATTMWERWNSFSKADGFNPQSMNSLNHYAYGAVGQWMYERIAGIASLAPGYKKIRIAPIPNERLSSASASLNTSYGEVSSAWKIENKTFQLDVVIPPNTTAEVHIPLGNLEELLVNGSAIKENINIKLLNTDKESLVILVNSGTYKFQNKF from the coding sequence ATGAAGCAGCAATATTTTTATTACATAGTTAGTTTTCTAACCCTATCAATTTTTATTTCATGTGAAAAACCTGAAATTTCAAAACCTATAGAACTTAGGGTTTCAGAGAATTTTAAAAACCCTATTGGGTTTTATAATAACAAACCTACTTTTTCATGGGTATTACCTGTTTCAGAAAATGTAAAAAGTCAATCTGCATATCAAATTGTTGCAGCTAGTTCACCTAGTTTATTACCAGATAACCCAGATATTTGGGATTCAAAAAAACAAGTAAAAAATCAATCTACATGGATTAATTATAAAGGGAAACCTTTGCAATCTAGACAAAAAGTATACTGGCAAGTGCGCTATTGGGATCAAGACAAAACCGCATCTACATGGAGTGCTATAAATACTTTTGAATTAGGTTTACTAAATAATAAAGATTGGAAAGCAAAATGGGCAGGTTTAGATACTGCAAAAGATAGTATTAAAGGCGTTAGAAAATTTTTAATGCATAGACCTCAATATTTAAGAAAAGGTTTTGAAGTATCTAAGGAAGTAGAATCTGCAAGGTTATATATTACAGCAAAAGGAATTTTTGATGTGCATTTAAACGGAAAAAATGTAAGTGATGATGTAATGCCTCCGGGTTGGACACCTTATAACCACCGTATAGAAACACTTACTTACGATGTTACAACGTTATTAGAAACAGGTAAAAATGCCATAGCGGTAGCGTTGGCTTCAGGATGGCATTCCGGAAGAATTAGTAGAGGTAAAGCACTTTACGAAAACTTTGCATCACCTAAAATATTATGTCAGTTAGAAATAACCTTAAAAGACGGATCTAAACAAATTATTATATCTGATGAAAGTTGGAAAGGAACCACAAATGGTCCTATTCGATTAGCAGGTATTTATGATGGAGAAACTTATGATGCTAATCTTGAAATACCGAATTGGTCTGCTGCAAATTTTAACGATGCTACTTGGCAAAATACAGAAATAGATGCGGTTGTAGATTCTGTTAAACTAGCTCCTAAACGCCATACAACAGTAAAACAAAAATCATTAATTAGTAATGTAGAGGTTGTTTCTGTAAAAGAGAACATAGCAATATTTAACTTAAAGCAAAATATGGTAGGCGTACCAAAGGTAAAAGTGCCTATGAAAAAAGGTGATACCTTAAAAATTCGTTTTTCAGAAATGTTGTTAAGTGATGGCTCGTTTTATACCACCAATTACCGTTCGGCACAATCTACCGATTATTATATCGCTGCGGCGGATGGAATTATAAACTATACACCAAAATTTACGTTTCACGGATTTCAGTTTGTAGAATTAAGTGGATTTGATAAACAAGGAAAACCAGATTCAACTTGGGTACAAGGATTGGTGCAGCATTCAGATTTTGAAGTAAATGGAACGTTTACATCATCACACGAAAAATTAAATCAATTACAAAGTAACATTACTTGGGGCTTACGCGATAATTTTTTCGATGTTCCTACAGATTGTCCGCAACGAGACGAACGCTTAGGGTGGACAGGCGATGCACAAGTAATCTCTCCAACAGCCATGTTTAATTTTAAGACACATGCTTTTTGGACAGCTTGGTTACAAAGTATGCGAGAAACTCAGTCTGAGCATAAAGACGGTTTAATCCCTTTTATCATACCAGACGTACTACAAAATAACAATGCAAGTTCTGGTTGGGGAGACGCAGGTGTAATTATCCCTTGGGATATTTATAATATTACAGGAGATATAAGTGTGCTTCAAGAAAATTACGAAATGTCTAAAAAGTGGGTTGGTTATTACCAATCTAAGGCTAAAAATTATATTTCTTATGTGCATTCTTTTGCAGATTGGTTACAACCTTACCCAGAAAAAACAGGTAAAATAGGGAATAGAGGCGATACACCAAAAGAGTTTATAAACACAGCTTATTTTGCACACTCTGCTCATTTACTATCTAAAATTGCAAGTGTTTTAGGTAAAACAGAAGACGAAAAAAAATACAAAAATTTATACAAAGAAATAGCCAATGCTTTTGAAAACAAGTTTTTTGATGAAAACGGAATGTTTATAAACACAAAACAAACGCAAACAAGTTATTTACTAGCGATACATTTTAATTTATTAAAACCAGAAACCAAAGTAAAAGCACAAAAGCATTTGCTAGAAGAACTTAAAAAAGCAGATTACCATTTAGGAACAGGTTTTTTAGGAACACCAATATTACCTAAGGTTTTAGATGATATGGGCGAGATAGATTTAATGTATAAAATTTTATTTAAAGAAACCTATCCATCTTGGTTTTATTCTATAAATCAAGGAGCAACCACTATGTGGGAACGTTGGAATAGCTTTAGTAAAGCAGATGGTTTTAACCCACAAAGCATGAATAGTCTTAACCATTATGCGTACGGAGCAGTAGGACAATGGATGTACGAGCGTATTGCGGGTATTGCATCATTAGCACCAGGCTATAAAAAAATTAGAATTGCTCCAATACCTAATGAAAGATTATCTTCTGCATCAGCATCTTTAAACACCTCTTACGGAGAAGTTTCTTCTGCATGGAAAATTGAAAATAAAACGTTTCAATTAGATGTTGTTATTCCACCAAATACAACGGCAGAAGTTCATATTCCTTTAGGAAATCTAGAAGAATTACTTGTAAACGGAAGCGCTATAAAAGAAAATATTAATATAAAATTATTAAATACAGATAAAGAATCTTTAGTAATTTTAGTGAATTCAGGAACTTATAAATTTCAAAATAAATTTTAA